A segment of the Leclercia adecarboxylata genome:
ACGGTGTAATTGTAGGAACGCCTTCACTTGTCACACCGGTAGCTGTGCCTGTAATTAAATCAAAGTCGCAGCTCATATTGTTAGTTGTTGCTGACCCTGAAAAATTAAGCCTGCACTTGGTATACTCACCGGCTTTTACAAAAATACTCCAGACATAGGCGTTACCCGCTACCGCGGATAAAGGTTTGCTGATGTAATGGGATGAGGCAGCTTCTGTATTTGGAATTAACTTAATTGCATTATTGCTGCCGTCAGGCGCAGAAAATCCGGTGGTTGTAATGACTCTTGCTTTAGGCCAGTAAGCATTGCTTAAATCCTGTGAGTATAAGGCCTGGTTCGTTCTCTGCTCTTCAATCAATAAACCCTCTTTTTCGAAACGGGGTTCGTTAATAGCGGCAGTGCGCAACACTCCAGATTTATCGGTATATGTTCCCGTACCCGCCCGGGTAAGCGTCACTGACTTCGATGGCAGCTCCAGCACCTGACCCGAGATGGTCAGCTTGTCATAAGGCGCAAAGCCAGCCAGCAAGCGCAGATCGTCAGAGAGCGGAGCCCATACGTCAGGGTATGGGGCGTCCTCATAAGGAACTGACGTCAGCAACTGCGCGGCGGCCAGTGATGCTGCGGCACTGCTGGCGCTGGCGGCTGCGTCGGTCTCCGACGTTTTGGCATTCGTCTCAGAGGTTTTCGCGTTGGTTTCTGAGGTCTTGGCGTTGGTCTCTGAGGTTTTGGCATTTGTCGCAGATGTTGCCGCAGCAGTTTTGGACGAGTTCGCATTCGTCTCAGAGGTTTTTGCGTTCGTTTCTGAGGTTTTGGCAGCAGCAGCGCTGGCTCCTGCCGCACCGGCCTGGGCGATCAGCTTCGTCCAGCTGGGACCCGTCTTTTTCGAGCCGTCTGCCAGGGTTACGGTGACATCACCGGCACCCGATAAAATAAGGTCCTGGTTGATGATACTGCTTTGCGCCAGGCGAAACCCTTCCGTGACGGCTTTCGCTAAATCGTCATCAAGTGTGGCCATTCGTGATGTCCTTAAAATGAAAAACCCAGCCGGAGCTGGGTTGGATGGTCTGAGGTTGTAGGGATCAGGAGAAGGAGCCGGTACCGCGGGTCACAGTGATAGTTGGCGCATAAATTGCCACTGTCGCATTACTGGAAGAAACGAAAATGCTTGCGTCGATACGTTGCCCGGTCAACCCAGTTACAGCATGACGTGCGGTGAACCAAAACCCGCCAACAGGAACGTCAAAAGTGAACGTGCGAACGTTCCCCGCGATAGTTAAGTTAACTGTACTCCCGACCGCGCCTGTAGTCCCCCGGACATATATCAACGCCTCCACGACGGCGTTTTTATTCAGCCCGTTATTGCTGGAGTCGGTGTATGCCATGGCTACACTGGTAGAAACGGCATTGTTAGACCGGTTGCTGGAATCGGGATACACCCCTGTGTTGGCGACATCCCCAATGAAAGATGTCGCTTCAACCGTGCCCTTAAAGCTCCCGCTGGTTGCTTCAACTCTGCCTCTGAAACTCCCGTCAGTGGCATAGATCGTCCCGCGAACAGTCACGCCGTTGAACGTGGCATACCCGGATTTATTGATATGCCAGCCTACATTGCCGGTCCCGTCCCAGTTGCTGGACTGGATGTAATTCCCGATCTTGCCGTTGTCGATAGAACCGTCCTGGATGAACACCGAACGCATGAACATCTGGCCGCCGGTCGAAGCAAAAACCAGCTCCTGCCCGTTCGTCGTCGGGTTATAAACCGCGAACGTATCGGCAGAAATCAGGAAGTTTGAGGCCCCTGCACCGTCAATGCCCAGCTGGATACCCGCAATGCGTTTAACACCGTTGGCCTCCACCTGGACTTTAACGCCCCACTGGGCCGAGAGCTTGCCGTTGATATCAACAACAGCCTGGCTGGTCGTCTGGACGTTAGCGTTGGTTTGCCCAATCGACGCAGTCACCTGCTGGATACTGGTCGCCGTGGCGCTCTCCAGATCCGTAACAGCTTTATCAATGCGCGTAATGGCGGCGGCGTTGGTCTGGCCGTTTTGTTCAACCGTGGCCTTAAGCGTCGTGACCTGTTCGGCTACAGCGCTTGTGGCATCCGCGGCGGTCTTCCGGGTCTCGGTAATATCGGCCTGCGTTTTGGTTTCGCCAACGGCAAACGTGACGCGCTGATCCGAAAACGCAAAGAAGTTGGCAATGGCGTTGCTGACGCTGCCGACAATGCCTGCGTCGCGGCTGGCCGTGTTACCGTCCACATCCACTTTCAGGCTGTCGATACGACGCCCCAGCGCGGAGTCACCATCCGTACGGGCC
Coding sequences within it:
- a CDS encoding LamG domain-containing protein, whose protein sequence is MATLDDDLAKAVTEGFRLAQSSIINQDLILSGAGDVTVTLADGSKKTGPSWTKLIAQAGAAGASAAAAKTSETNAKTSETNANSSKTAAATSATNAKTSETNAKTSETNAKTSETNAKTSETDAAASASSAAASLAAAQLLTSVPYEDAPYPDVWAPLSDDLRLLAGFAPYDKLTISGQVLELPSKSVTLTRAGTGTYTDKSGVLRTAAINEPRFEKEGLLIEEQRTNQALYSQDLSNAYWPKARVITTTGFSAPDGSNNAIKLIPNTEAASSHYISKPLSAVAGNAYVWSIFVKAGEYTKCRLNFSGSATTNNMSCDFDLITGTATGVTSEGVPTITPLADGWFRVSSKTEVYATSGVVNINIWIMEQNTTTFTGDGIKGLYIWGAQFEQGATMTSFIPTTTATVTRAADDCILQRSGNDNWWGPITIALELHCNGVTSSGASTSDRRGILAFYPSSTEFAVMMLDASSTQSGRLAFAYGPATYNFYTGRVDDGKVHTLACVSDTVVNKSVIDGGAPSNPTPTSRPTPDRIFSANTVIYLGRGAGITTAGQRMLNGHIRNLRIWHRALTDNQIRGLR